Proteins from a genomic interval of Culex pipiens pallens isolate TS unplaced genomic scaffold, TS_CPP_V2 Cpp_Un0239, whole genome shotgun sequence:
- the LOC120432106 gene encoding uncharacterized protein LOC120432106 isoform X1 has protein sequence MALPKRCVNNEIALKKINIRVLDKYETGDFHGEEKEPTKRRTTRSGIIGGGQSGCCTRCRRFTTPVTTNRPQMLISRRRSSSRMNLDSVPKKSVSFSKEDEVLEIEFRSEGLINPMFRMRFQNLELPVQALHFPAGKRRSPLPNLQSTSPNLS, from the exons atggcgctgccgaagcgttgcgtgaacaacgagattgcgttgaagaagataaacatccgggttttggacaagtacgagaCAGGTGATTttcacggtgaggagaaggagccgacgaagaggaggacgacgagaagcgggataatcggaggtggccagagcggatgttgcactcggtgccggcggtttacaacaccggtga caactAACCGCCCACAAATGCTCatctcgcgacggcgcagctccAGCCGAATGAACCTGGACAGCGTGCcgaaaaaatctgtgtcattctcgaaggaggatgaagtgctcgaaatcgaattccgttccgagggcctcatcaacccaatgttccggatgcgcttccagaatctggaactccccgttcaggcacttCACTTTCCAGCCGGGAAACGTCGATCACCCTTGCCGAATCTACAGTCAACTTCTCCAAACCTGTCCTGA
- the LOC120432106 gene encoding uncharacterized protein LOC120432106 isoform X2 — protein MLHSVPAVYNTATNRPQMLISRRRSSSRMNLDSVPKKSVSFSKEDEVLEIEFRSEGLINPMFRMRFQNLELPVQALHFPAGKRRSPLPNLQSTSPNLS, from the exons atgttgcactcggtgccggcggtttacaacaccg caactAACCGCCCACAAATGCTCatctcgcgacggcgcagctccAGCCGAATGAACCTGGACAGCGTGCcgaaaaaatctgtgtcattctcgaaggaggatgaagtgctcgaaatcgaattccgttccgagggcctcatcaacccaatgttccggatgcgcttccagaatctggaactccccgttcaggcacttCACTTTCCAGCCGGGAAACGTCGATCACCCTTGCCGAATCTACAGTCAACTTCTCCAAACCTGTCCTGA